The following proteins are co-located in the Pedobacter sp. FW305-3-2-15-E-R2A2 genome:
- a CDS encoding rhamnogalacturonan acetylesterase encodes MKIVLGVILPLFFAMMPSTHRTVYIIGDSTAADKEKKVFPETGWGMELGRFFTPNLKVDNRAMNGRSTRSFINEKRWASVLTALKAKDYVLIQFGHNDEKIDKPGIGTSLAEYKLNLIRYVQDTQAKKAYPILLTPIVRRNFKDGILMDTHSGYPDVVRKLADSLHIPLIDMQAKTEKLLTGLGEQASVKLFNHVSAGHVNYPEGKKDNTHLSPDGAKAVAALVAEGILETKTGLAGYLKKKQDFKE; translated from the coding sequence ATGAAGATTGTACTTGGGGTTATCCTGCCACTTTTTTTTGCGATGATGCCTTCAACACATCGGACGGTTTATATTATTGGCGATTCGACAGCTGCTGATAAAGAGAAGAAAGTGTTCCCTGAAACAGGCTGGGGAATGGAGTTGGGACGTTTTTTTACACCGAACCTGAAAGTAGACAACCGGGCGATGAATGGCAGAAGTACCAGGTCTTTTATCAATGAAAAAAGATGGGCATCTGTTTTAACAGCATTAAAGGCAAAAGACTATGTATTGATTCAATTTGGACATAATGATGAGAAAATTGATAAACCAGGGATTGGAACTTCCCTTGCCGAATACAAACTAAACCTGATCAGATATGTTCAGGATACTCAGGCAAAAAAGGCATATCCAATTTTACTGACCCCTATTGTCCGTCGTAATTTTAAAGATGGTATTTTGATGGATACACATTCGGGATATCCTGATGTAGTCAGGAAACTGGCCGATTCGTTGCACATCCCTTTAATCGATATGCAGGCAAAAACGGAAAAACTGCTGACCGGATTGGGAGAACAGGCTTCCGTTAAATTATTTAACCATGTGAGTGCCGGTCATGTGAATTACCCGGAAGGTAAAAAAGACAATACACATTTAAGTCCGGATGGTGCAAAAGCAGTGGCGGCTTTAGTTGCGGAGGGAATCCTCGAAACAAAGACTGGGCTGGCTGGCTATCTGAAAAAAAAACAGGATTTTAAAGAATGA
- a CDS encoding pectinesterase family protein, with protein sequence MNRLKLILLLVFVCFALRLSAEEHPLNRYDFVVSADGTGNFRTVQEAFNAVPDFRKVSTTIFIKNGIYKEKLNLSATKNMVKIIGESVDKTILTYDDWAQKKNIFGEEKGTSGSSGTYIYGNGFSAENITFQNTAGPVGQAVALFVAGDQAKFTNCRMLGFQDTLYTYGYGSRQYYDKCYIEGTVDFIFGASTAVFNECEIFCKQGGYITASSSPDTSRYGYVFYNSKITGTAPENSFYLGRPWRPYAKVVFINCDLGSMIRPEGWNNWGKESNEKTAFYAEYKSRGKGANAKKRVIWSHQLNEAEVLEYSLIKVLRGWNPQHTKTERP encoded by the coding sequence ATGAATAGACTTAAGCTCATTCTGCTCTTAGTTTTTGTTTGCTTCGCGCTTAGGCTCAGTGCTGAAGAACATCCCCTGAACCGATACGATTTTGTGGTTTCCGCAGATGGTACCGGTAATTTCAGGACCGTTCAGGAAGCCTTCAATGCTGTTCCCGATTTTAGAAAAGTAAGCACCACGATCTTTATCAAAAATGGAATTTATAAAGAAAAATTAAACCTCAGCGCTACTAAAAATATGGTTAAGATCATTGGCGAAAGTGTTGATAAAACCATTTTGACTTACGACGACTGGGCACAAAAGAAGAACATATTCGGCGAAGAAAAGGGCACTTCAGGATCTTCGGGCACTTATATTTATGGCAATGGGTTTTCCGCCGAGAACATCACTTTTCAAAATACGGCGGGTCCGGTAGGTCAGGCCGTAGCATTATTTGTTGCAGGAGATCAGGCTAAGTTTACCAATTGCAGGATGTTGGGCTTTCAGGATACGTTGTATACCTATGGTTATGGCAGTCGGCAGTACTATGATAAATGTTATATTGAAGGAACGGTAGATTTCATTTTTGGCGCCTCCACTGCGGTGTTTAACGAATGCGAGATCTTCTGTAAACAGGGAGGCTACATTACCGCCTCTTCATCGCCTGATACTTCCCGGTATGGCTACGTTTTTTACAACAGTAAAATCACCGGAACGGCACCCGAAAATTCGTTTTATTTAGGAAGACCCTGGCGCCCTTACGCTAAAGTAGTTTTTATCAATTGCGATCTGGGGAGCATGATCCGGCCGGAAGGATGGAACAATTGGGGCAAAGAAAGCAATGAGAAAACCGCTTTTTATGCGGAATATAAAAGCAGGGGGAAAGGGGCTAATGCTAAGAAGAGGGTAATCTGGTCGCATCAGTTAAATGAGGCTGAAGTTCTGGAGTATAGTTTAATCAAAGTGCTGAGAGGTTGGAATCCTCAGCATACTAAAACTGAAAGACCATGA
- a CDS encoding pectinesterase family protein → MKMSLILLWIFVAFAAIAQPFPKSFKVAQDGTGDFKTIQEAVNAVRDWSEVPVTIYIKKGVYKEKLVIPAQKPKISLIGEDQTQCIITYDDFSGKNGINTYNSHTVWVAGNDFTAENLTFENASGPVGQAVALQVSGDRAQIKNCRIIGNQDTLFPSADTSRQYYLNCYIEGTTDFIFGAATAIFENCVIHSKKNSYITAASTTQAQPFGFVFLNCRLTAAPAIKKVYLGRPWRSYAKTVWINTEMGAHILPEGWQVWNQNENHKTAFYAEYGSYGPGFVKERRVDWSEQLSKREAEKYTWSNIFKGTTAWIPK, encoded by the coding sequence ATGAAGATGAGCCTGATCTTATTGTGGATTTTTGTGGCCTTTGCGGCAATAGCACAGCCTTTTCCAAAATCATTTAAGGTGGCACAGGATGGGACAGGTGATTTTAAAACCATTCAGGAAGCGGTCAATGCGGTAAGAGATTGGTCGGAAGTTCCAGTGACCATTTACATTAAGAAGGGAGTGTATAAAGAAAAATTAGTCATCCCTGCACAGAAACCGAAGATTTCTTTAATCGGTGAAGATCAAACTCAGTGTATCATAACTTATGATGATTTTTCCGGAAAGAATGGCATCAATACCTATAATTCGCATACGGTTTGGGTAGCAGGAAATGATTTTACAGCCGAGAACTTAACGTTCGAGAATGCCTCCGGACCAGTTGGTCAGGCTGTGGCCCTCCAGGTCAGCGGGGATCGGGCACAGATTAAAAATTGCAGAATTATAGGTAACCAGGATACATTGTTCCCTTCGGCAGATACCAGCCGGCAATATTATCTCAACTGTTATATCGAGGGGACCACCGACTTCATCTTCGGGGCTGCAACGGCAATTTTTGAAAATTGTGTCATTCATAGCAAGAAGAATTCTTACATCACAGCAGCTTCCACAACGCAAGCACAGCCTTTCGGATTTGTGTTTCTCAATTGCAGATTAACTGCAGCACCGGCGATTAAAAAAGTATACCTCGGCAGGCCATGGCGGTCTTATGCAAAAACAGTTTGGATCAATACCGAAATGGGCGCACATATTTTGCCCGAAGGATGGCAGGTCTGGAATCAAAATGAGAACCATAAAACCGCGTTCTACGCAGAGTATGGTTCTTACGGTCCGGGTTTCGTAAAAGAACGCCGCGTGGATTGGTCTGAACAGCTCAGTAAAAGGGAAGCCGAAAAATATACATGGTCAAACATTTTTAAAGGAACCACTGCCTGGATTCCGAAATAA
- a CDS encoding glycoside hydrolase 43 family protein, whose translation MKLLLFTLIICWSVSVKAQISKTWLPDLGNGSYKNPVIDADYSDPDAIRVGDNYYLVSSSFDAVPGLPVLHSKDLVNWTIIGHALKRQTPFEHFSKTQHGNGVWAPAIRFHQKEFYIYYPDPDFGIYMIKATDPKGPWSEPVLVEAGKGLIDPCPLWDEDGKVYLVHAYAGSRAGIKTIIVVKRMNAAGDQTIDEGQLVYDGHELDPTIEGPKFYKRNGFYYIFAPAGGVSTGWQLVLRSKNIYGPYERKVVMDQGKTTINGPHQGAWVNTPAGEDWFLHFQDKGAYGRVVHLQPMKWLNNWPVMGTDLDGDGIGEPVLTYRKPVNTPKSTRITPQESDEFNGLDLSLQWQWQANPRATWSFRNVEKGTLRLFSVKMPDSAKNYWDVPNLLLQKFPASTFTVSTKLSFNPNVKLEDEKTGLIIMGMSYANIALKSKKDGVYIVYTTCKNAQKGATEKEQILTKLNGKEVFFRVIVTEGAKCQFSYSTDGADFIKVNDVFEAEQGKWIGAKVGLFCVRTEQTNDSGYSDFDYFRVY comes from the coding sequence ATGAAACTACTACTCTTTACTTTGATCATTTGCTGGTCTGTTTCGGTGAAGGCCCAGATTTCTAAGACCTGGTTACCTGATTTAGGGAACGGAAGTTATAAAAACCCGGTAATCGATGCGGATTATTCAGATCCCGATGCCATTCGCGTCGGCGATAACTATTACCTGGTCTCTTCCAGCTTTGATGCGGTTCCGGGACTGCCTGTTTTACACTCTAAGGACCTTGTGAACTGGACAATCATCGGACATGCCCTGAAAAGACAAACTCCATTTGAACATTTCTCAAAAACACAGCATGGAAATGGCGTTTGGGCACCGGCAATCCGTTTTCATCAAAAGGAATTTTACATCTATTACCCGGATCCGGATTTCGGAATCTATATGATCAAGGCTACAGATCCTAAAGGACCCTGGTCTGAACCGGTCTTAGTAGAAGCAGGTAAAGGTTTGATCGACCCTTGTCCGCTTTGGGATGAAGATGGTAAAGTTTACCTGGTTCATGCCTATGCAGGAAGCAGGGCGGGAATAAAGACAATTATCGTGGTCAAAAGAATGAATGCTGCCGGAGATCAAACAATTGATGAAGGGCAATTGGTCTATGATGGACATGAACTGGATCCTACGATTGAAGGCCCCAAATTTTATAAGAGAAACGGATTCTACTACATTTTTGCACCTGCAGGCGGCGTATCTACGGGATGGCAATTGGTTTTGAGGTCGAAAAACATTTATGGTCCATACGAAAGGAAAGTGGTAATGGATCAGGGAAAAACGACAATTAATGGGCCACATCAGGGAGCCTGGGTAAATACGCCTGCAGGGGAAGACTGGTTTTTGCACTTCCAGGACAAAGGAGCTTATGGCCGTGTTGTTCACCTGCAACCGATGAAATGGCTGAACAACTGGCCGGTGATGGGAACAGACCTGGATGGGGATGGCATTGGTGAACCTGTTTTAACTTATCGTAAGCCAGTGAATACGCCAAAATCCACCAGGATAACACCACAGGAAAGTGATGAGTTTAACGGATTAGATTTAAGTTTACAATGGCAGTGGCAGGCCAACCCAAGAGCAACCTGGTCGTTCAGAAATGTTGAAAAGGGAACATTACGTCTGTTTTCTGTTAAAATGCCGGATAGCGCCAAAAATTATTGGGATGTTCCAAACTTACTCCTGCAAAAGTTTCCTGCCAGCACCTTTACGGTGAGCACAAAGTTGAGCTTTAACCCTAACGTAAAACTTGAGGATGAAAAAACAGGATTGATCATTATGGGAATGAGCTATGCAAATATTGCTCTGAAAAGTAAAAAAGATGGGGTTTATATTGTCTATACCACTTGTAAGAACGCACAGAAAGGGGCGACAGAAAAGGAGCAAATTCTGACTAAGCTGAACGGAAAGGAGGTCTTTTTTCGCGTAATCGTGACCGAAGGCGCAAAATGTCAGTTTAGCTATAGTACAGACGGCGCTGACTTTATTAAGGTAAATGATGTTTTCGAAGCGGAACAGGGGAAATGGATTGGCGCAAAAGTCGGTTTGTTCTGTGTCAGGACAGAGCAAACCAATGATTCCGGCTATTCAGATTTCGATTATTTCAGGGTTTATTAA
- a CDS encoding glycoside hydrolase family 28 protein yields the protein MKKIIFSIFVFLLSTSFCANAQSKNGTPYSFNNLPVIAKTSFKKDTFNIVKYGAKNDGLTLNTKTINDAIIACHQKGGGVVLVPKGMWLTGPVELKSNVNLHLQANAILQFSSDFDQYPLVASNWEGLPQMRNQSPLWATNQQNIAITGLGIIDGAGDAWRMVKKEKLTESQWNKLISSGGIVSEDKKIWHPSEKNFKGSKLKNPGEITPDKTPEFYQSIKDFLRPNLLVFTSCKRILLEGVTFQNSPAWNIHPLMCEDLTVRNVYAKNPWYAQNGDGIDIESCKNVLIEGSTFDVGDDGICIKSGRDAAGRKRGMPTENVIIRNSTVYHAHGGFVIGSEMSGGAKNIFVSDCSFIGTDIGLRFKTTRGRGGVVENIFIKNINMKDIIGEAILFDMYYAAVDPVPLKGEKREAPKVVLLPVTEETPVFRNFDIKNVVCDGAAKAIFVRGLPELSISNIKFENLTIKAKEGIDIQEAKNISLSNVNLYISDAHPLINIQNGNQLNFKNISYNSADLLFRISGDRNSGITLTGTDLSKAKSKNEFLAGATEKSLQINK from the coding sequence ATGAAAAAGATTATATTTTCAATTTTTGTATTTCTACTAAGCACCTCATTTTGTGCAAATGCCCAATCTAAAAATGGAACACCTTATTCTTTTAATAACCTTCCGGTCATTGCCAAAACTTCTTTTAAGAAAGACACTTTTAATATTGTTAAATATGGTGCAAAAAATGACGGCTTAACTTTAAATACAAAAACCATTAATGATGCAATCATCGCCTGTCATCAAAAAGGTGGTGGTGTGGTTCTGGTACCAAAAGGAATGTGGCTGACAGGTCCGGTCGAATTAAAAAGCAATGTCAATTTACACCTTCAGGCCAATGCGATTTTGCAGTTTAGTAGTGATTTCGACCAGTACCCTTTGGTGGCAAGCAATTGGGAAGGTCTACCTCAAATGCGTAATCAGTCGCCCTTGTGGGCAACAAATCAGCAAAATATTGCCATTACAGGTTTAGGAATTATAGATGGAGCCGGAGATGCCTGGAGAATGGTTAAGAAAGAAAAGCTGACGGAAAGTCAATGGAACAAGCTTATTTCTTCAGGTGGAATCGTATCGGAGGATAAAAAGATATGGCATCCATCTGAAAAGAATTTCAAGGGATCAAAATTGAAAAATCCTGGAGAGATCACACCGGATAAAACACCGGAGTTTTATCAGTCCATCAAAGATTTTCTAAGACCAAATCTATTGGTTTTTACTTCCTGTAAACGGATTCTACTGGAAGGAGTAACGTTCCAGAATTCACCCGCCTGGAACATTCATCCCTTGATGTGCGAAGACCTGACGGTGAGAAATGTTTATGCTAAAAACCCATGGTATGCCCAAAATGGTGACGGTATAGACATTGAGTCTTGTAAGAATGTATTGATCGAGGGCAGTACTTTTGATGTTGGTGACGATGGAATTTGCATAAAATCCGGTCGTGATGCCGCGGGGAGAAAGCGTGGAATGCCTACGGAAAATGTTATTATCCGAAACAGTACCGTTTATCATGCACATGGCGGATTTGTAATTGGAAGCGAAATGAGCGGTGGGGCAAAAAACATCTTCGTATCGGATTGTTCCTTCATCGGTACAGACATTGGCCTTCGTTTTAAAACAACCAGAGGCAGAGGAGGAGTAGTGGAAAATATTTTCATCAAGAACATCAACATGAAGGACATCATCGGGGAAGCGATTTTATTTGACATGTATTATGCCGCGGTAGATCCGGTACCCTTGAAAGGCGAAAAAAGAGAAGCACCCAAAGTAGTCCTTTTGCCGGTAACCGAAGAAACACCTGTTTTCAGGAATTTTGACATCAAAAATGTAGTTTGTGACGGCGCAGCGAAAGCGATTTTTGTAAGAGGGCTTCCGGAATTGAGCATCAGCAATATCAAATTCGAAAACCTGACGATTAAGGCAAAAGAGGGAATAGACATTCAGGAAGCAAAAAATATAAGTTTAAGCAATGTGAATCTGTACATCTCAGATGCCCATCCATTGATCAATATCCAAAACGGAAATCAACTCAATTTTAAGAATATCAGTTACAACTCTGCTGATTTACTGTTCCGTATCAGCGGAGATAGAAATAGTGGAATCACTTTAACAGGTACAGACCTTTCGAAAGCAAAATCTAAAAATGAATTTCTGGCTGGTGCTACCGAAAAATCACTGCAGATCAATAAATAA
- a CDS encoding RagB/SusD family nutrient uptake outer membrane protein translates to MKKIIYTLFLLGGLTVISSCKKALDAPTKSSLDESVIFSNPGLAEGAIAGIIQSFGETNSYRGRFLVFYGINNDTEVNNSLKAVDDDKSKLSNYNTNVNNGQMNTENNAWAKFYEGIERANLAIKGIRTYGKIESNAQMAQILGEILTLRAVLYNDLIKGWGDVPARFEPITTATTYLERSDRDVIYKQLLGDLDEATKYLPWPNESSVTSNVERINKAFAKGLRARLALAAGGYAQRLSGTINLSADPELSREKMYAIAKNECLEIINSNRLKLLGFEEVFRKLNEEVGAAGLESMWEIPFSEGRGRVIFDLGVKHLKTDKYTGQNKGGADGPNPIMLYEYDVDDVRRDVTVVPYEWDGGSGDKGGIQVPSALGRLYFGKYRYEWMKRRVTSTNDDGLNWMYMRYADVVLMAAEAINELDGAAAAAPYLKMIRDRAFPNQGTKVAAFMATATASKQAFFEAIVNERALEFTGEMLRKGDLIRWNLLGTKLAEAKEKLRQLERREGKYANLPAKIYYKTLANGETVEIYGLKFGDTDAKGATLGYTSNKVWTMSASNDVVAYWDALFQKDPNRQQCWPIWQVFLDSSNGLLNNSNLGL, encoded by the coding sequence ATGAAAAAGATTATATATACATTATTCCTGCTTGGCGGACTTACGGTGATCAGTAGTTGCAAAAAAGCACTGGATGCGCCTACAAAATCTTCACTCGATGAATCTGTTATTTTCTCTAATCCCGGATTGGCAGAAGGTGCGATTGCAGGCATCATCCAGTCGTTTGGCGAAACCAACTCTTACCGGGGCCGTTTCCTGGTTTTTTACGGAATTAATAACGATACAGAAGTTAACAATTCGCTGAAAGCAGTGGACGATGATAAATCGAAGTTGTCGAATTACAATACCAATGTAAACAACGGCCAGATGAATACGGAAAATAATGCCTGGGCTAAATTTTATGAAGGCATCGAAAGGGCAAATCTGGCAATCAAAGGCATCAGGACCTATGGGAAAATAGAAAGCAATGCGCAAATGGCACAGATTTTAGGAGAAATCTTAACGCTACGAGCCGTATTGTATAACGATCTGATCAAAGGATGGGGAGATGTGCCGGCACGTTTTGAACCGATTACTACGGCAACGACTTATCTGGAACGAAGTGACAGGGATGTGATCTACAAACAGTTGCTGGGGGATTTGGATGAGGCGACGAAATATCTACCCTGGCCAAATGAAAGTTCAGTGACGAGTAATGTAGAGCGGATCAATAAAGCATTTGCAAAAGGGTTAAGAGCCCGTCTGGCTCTAGCTGCCGGAGGATATGCGCAACGTTTGAGTGGAACGATAAACCTGAGTGCAGATCCGGAGCTATCAAGGGAAAAGATGTATGCCATTGCAAAAAATGAATGCCTGGAAATTATAAACAGTAATCGGCTTAAACTCCTGGGCTTTGAAGAAGTATTCAGGAAATTGAATGAAGAAGTTGGTGCGGCTGGTTTAGAGTCGATGTGGGAAATTCCTTTTAGCGAAGGAAGGGGAAGGGTAATTTTTGATCTGGGGGTGAAACACCTGAAAACGGATAAATATACCGGTCAGAATAAAGGAGGAGCGGATGGCCCCAATCCAATCATGTTATACGAATATGATGTGGACGATGTCAGAAGAGATGTAACGGTAGTCCCTTACGAATGGGACGGCGGAAGCGGAGATAAAGGCGGGATCCAGGTGCCCTCTGCACTTGGCCGTTTATACTTTGGTAAATATCGTTATGAATGGATGAAGAGAAGGGTAACTTCAACGAATGATGACGGCTTAAACTGGATGTATATGCGTTATGCAGATGTCGTTTTAATGGCTGCAGAAGCGATTAATGAATTGGATGGTGCAGCTGCCGCAGCACCTTATCTGAAAATGATCCGCGATCGCGCTTTTCCTAATCAGGGGACAAAGGTGGCTGCTTTTATGGCTACGGCAACGGCTTCAAAACAAGCCTTCTTTGAGGCAATTGTGAATGAAAGAGCTTTGGAATTTACCGGAGAAATGCTCAGAAAAGGGGATTTGATCCGCTGGAACTTATTGGGTACCAAATTGGCTGAGGCAAAGGAGAAACTAAGACAACTGGAACGCAGAGAAGGGAAATATGCTAATCTTCCAGCCAAGATCTATTATAAAACACTGGCCAACGGAGAAACAGTCGAAATTTATGGTTTGAAATTCGGTGATACAGATGCGAAAGGCGCTACTTTGGGTTATACCTCTAATAAGGTATGGACCATGTCTGCTTCCAACGATGTTGTAGCCTATTGGGATGCCCTTTTTCAGAAAGATCCAAACAGACAACAATGCTGGCCGATCTGGCAGGTATTCCTGGATTCCTCAAATGGATTGTTGAACAACAGTAATCTGGGACTTTAA
- a CDS encoding rhamnogalacturonan acetylesterase → MILDKAKGGRSTRTFFEEGRWAEVHKALRKNDIVMIQFGHNDAALNKPERYVNITGYKEFLRLYVNQTREKGAIPILITPVNRNYPWKDGRLSNAHGEYPAAVRAVAMELKVKLIDLTQLSIAAFTAKGEAEVSSRYFMNLEKGKYPAYPGGQKDNTHFQKEGAITVATLVFNEMTKL, encoded by the coding sequence TTGATTCTGGACAAGGCAAAAGGTGGGAGAAGTACACGTACCTTTTTTGAAGAAGGCCGATGGGCGGAAGTTCATAAAGCTTTACGTAAAAACGACATCGTCATGATTCAGTTTGGGCATAATGATGCAGCACTGAACAAGCCGGAACGCTACGTCAATATCACAGGGTATAAGGAATTCCTAAGACTGTATGTCAATCAAACCAGGGAAAAAGGAGCAATTCCAATTTTAATCACTCCTGTAAATAGAAATTATCCCTGGAAAGATGGCCGCCTGAGTAATGCTCATGGTGAATATCCGGCTGCGGTTAGGGCAGTAGCCATGGAATTAAAGGTAAAATTGATCGACCTGACACAGCTTTCTATCGCTGCATTTACCGCTAAGGGCGAAGCGGAAGTCAGCAGCCGATATTTTATGAATCTTGAAAAAGGAAAATATCCGGCTTATCCCGGGGGACAAAAGGACAATACCCATTTTCAGAAAGAAGGGGCGATCACCGTTGCAACGCTGGTATTTAACGAAATGACCAAATTATAA